The Nitrospirota bacterium genome includes the window AGGTATTTGATAATAGGGTTTTCTGCTATAAGATCCTTCTCGTCCCATTGAAAAGGCACATTGAATGTGTTTGAATAGGCAAGGAGACCAATGAGGGCTATGAGGAGAAGGTGGATGATAGGCTTGCTGATTAAAACAGAAATCCTGCTCATAGATTAATTTAACATTTTTGTATCACGGTTGAGAAGATTTCTATCGGCAATTTAGGCTATAGACAATATAACTACTTATAACTCCATAAATTAAAAAAATCGTAGAACCCTTTACCATTTTAATGTCATTATGATATTCTTTAAATTCACTCGAAGCCATATTTAATTGGGAGGAAGGTATAGAAAATGCTTATAATCGGTGAAAAGCTAAGCATAATAGCAAAGAGGGTCAGAGAGGCAATGCAGAGGAAAGAGAAGTCTCCTATTCAGGAGATAGCAAAGGCTCAGTGGCAGGCAGGTGCAGGCATGATAGATGCCAACATAGGTCCTGCCGAGGATGGCGGAGAGGAGCTAATGAAATGGATGGTAGAAACCATTCAAGAGGCGGTCCCTCTTCCTGTGTGTCTGGATACAACGAATTATAAGGCAATCGAGGCAGGTCTTCAGGTGCATAACAATGAGTGGGGAAGACCCCTTATCAATTCCACATCCAATGACCCCGAGAGATTTCCAATGCTTGAGCTTGCAGGAAAATACAATTCACGGATTATAGGTCTTACGGTTGGCAAAGGAGGGCTTCCTGCGGATGCAGAAGAAAGGGCAGGTATTGCCGCAGAGATTATGGGCAGGGCAATGGAGTATGGTGTTTCTTTAGAGGACATATATCTTGACCCCCTTGTGCTACAGGTAGCAAC containing:
- a CDS encoding dihydropteroate synthase produces the protein MLIIGEKLSIIAKRVREAMQRKEKSPIQEIAKAQWQAGAGMIDANIGPAEDGGEELMKWMVETIQEAVPLPVCLDTTNYKAIEAGLQVHNNEWGRPLINSTSNDPERFPMLELAGKYNSRIIGLTVGKGGLPADAEERAGIAAEIMGRAMEYGVSLEDIYLDPLVLQVATSQDHALKVIKAVRMFQELNDPPMKTVVGLSNVSNGCPKHLRPILNKYYLSLLIYEGLTAAIADPHEVIETVKTIDIIMGRTLYAHSYLEM